The Streptosporangiales bacterium DNA segment AGCCCGCCACGGCGGTGGCGACCGCGGAGCCCGCCGCTCCCGAGATCGAGGTTCCCGCCTCCGCCGCCGGTCGCCTGGTGCGGCTGCGCGCGCGGCTCGCCCGCACGCAGGGCACCCTCGGCCGCGGCCTGCTGACGCTGCTGTCGCGCGACATCCTCGACGACGACACCTGGGACGAGGTCGAGGAGAGCCTGCTAGCCGCCGACGTCGGCGTCACACCCACCCGGCACATCGTCGACAACCTCAGGACGCGGGTCCGGGTCCTCGGCACGCGTACGCCGGACCAGCTCCGGCTGCTGCTCCGCGAGGAGCTGCTCTACCAGCTCGGCACGGACCTCGACCGTGAGGTACGCGCCACCCGCCACGGCGGTGCGCCGGCCGTCGTCCTCGTCGTCGGTGTCAACGGCACCGGCAAGACCACGACGGTCGGCAAGCTCGGCCGGGTGCTCGTCGCCGAGGGCAGGAAGGTCGTCCTCGGCGCGGCCGACACGTTCCGCGCCGCAGCCGCGGACCAGCTGGAGACGTGGGGCACCCGGGTCGGCGCCGAGGTCGTGCGCGGCGCGGAACACGCCGACCCCGCCAGTGTCGCGTTCGAGGCCGTGCGTCACGGTGTCGAGAGCGAGGTCGACGCCGTCCTCGTCGACACGGCGGGACGCCTGCACACCAAGCAGGGACTCATGGACGAGCTGGGCAAGGTCAAGCGGGTGGTCGAGAAACAGGCCGCCGTCGACGAGGTGCTGCTCGTGATCGATGCCACGACGGGCCAGAACGGGCTCGTCCAGGCACGGGTGTTCGCCGAGGTCGTCGACGTCACGGGCCTGGTGCTGACCAAGCTCGACGGCACCGCGAAGGGTGGCATCGTCATCGCCGTGCAGCGCGAGCTCGGCGTCCCGGTGAAGCTCGTGGGCCTCGGCGAGGGACCAGACGACCTGGCGCCGTTCACCCCCGAGGGATTCGTCGACGCGCTGCTCGCCGAGGACTGACTCGTCCATGGGCTCGCCGCCCGCGCCGTTGATCACGTTAACCTCGATTGTTCACGTGGGGTGGTGGTGTGGCCGTGGTGGGGTGTTGTGGGGTGTGGTTGAGGTGTTTGCGGGGTGGGGGGTAGGGCGGTGGCCCGGTTGTCGCCTGGGGTGGGCGCCGGTTCCA contains these protein-coding regions:
- the ftsY gene encoding signal recognition particle-docking protein FtsY, which translates into the protein MVAAVAVVGLVVGGLRRRRRPGPTAGPDTTAAATTAPATDVDDVGDTSVEPATAVATAEPAAPEIEVPASAAGRLVRLRARLARTQGTLGRGLLTLLSRDILDDDTWDEVEESLLAADVGVTPTRHIVDNLRTRVRVLGTRTPDQLRLLLREELLYQLGTDLDREVRATRHGGAPAVVLVVGVNGTGKTTTVGKLGRVLVAEGRKVVLGAADTFRAAAADQLETWGTRVGAEVVRGAEHADPASVAFEAVRHGVESEVDAVLVDTAGRLHTKQGLMDELGKVKRVVEKQAAVDEVLLVIDATTGQNGLVQARVFAEVVDVTGLVLTKLDGTAKGGIVIAVQRELGVPVKLVGLGEGPDDLAPFTPEGFVDALLAED